In a single window of the Candidatus Omnitrophota bacterium genome:
- a CDS encoding glycosyltransferase family 2 protein: VVLPIYNEAAGIERLIRDMLPFLGGLTDDLEVLAINDGSTDKSAEIISGLAEKEPRIKIINNSRNNGYGWALRRGIRTATKKWLLIFDSDGQFDIGDLKEMWDKRYGRDFLLGWRRRRNDNGYRRLLGAAGNRLANLFLRSIFIKDINCGFKLFKTGLLKNLPLLSSGGVINFEILYRLKNSGYSFIQLPVTHYPRSSGRATGGNLATVIKILAEANRIIFKYAPV; this comes from the coding sequence GTCGTTCTCCCTATATATAATGAAGCCGCGGGCATAGAACGTTTAATTCGGGATATGCTGCCTTTTCTGGGGGGGCTAACTGATGATTTAGAGGTGCTCGCGATTAATGACGGCAGTACAGATAAAAGCGCGGAGATCATCAGCGGCTTGGCTGAAAAGGAGCCCCGGATCAAAATTATAAACAACAGCCGGAATAACGGTTATGGCTGGGCCTTGCGCCGGGGAATACGCACGGCAACTAAGAAATGGCTGCTTATCTTCGATTCCGACGGCCAATTCGACATAGGCGACCTCAAAGAGATGTGGGATAAAAGATACGGCCGGGATTTCCTTCTTGGCTGGCGCAGGCGAAGAAATGACAACGGCTACCGCCGGCTGCTCGGGGCTGCCGGGAACCGGCTGGCGAATCTTTTTTTGCGGAGTATTTTCATCAAAGATATAAACTGCGGCTTTAAATTATTTAAAACCGGTTTATTAAAAAACTTGCCCCTGTTATCTTCAGGAGGCGTGATAAATTTCGAGATCCTGTACCGCCTGAAAAACAGCGGGTATTCTTTCATTCAGTTGCCTGTCACCCATTACCCGCGCAGTTCAGGCCGGGCTACCGGCGGGAATTTAGCCACGG